A genomic stretch from Malus domestica chromosome 15, GDT2T_hap1 includes:
- the LOC103431288 gene encoding subtilisin-like protease SBT1.7, producing the protein MKISTFMLLLTVMLLALSHVSAIAEDDAREQQVKKTYIIHMDKSEMPASFEDDRFQWYDSSLKSVSDSADMLYAYKTIFHGFATRLTAEEAGLLEKQSGILSVLPERRYELHTTRTPEFLGLGKSEALLPATDKASDLIVGVVDTGVWPEIKSYDDTGLAAVPSGWKGVCEEGTNFNSSSCNRKLIGARFFSKGYEAAFGPIDVKTESKSPRDDDGHGTHTSSTAAGSAVSGASLFGYASGTARGMAPQARVATYKACWLGGCFGSDIIAAMEKAIEDGVNVLSLSIGGPLTDYYKDTVAIGAFSAVAQGILVSCSAGNGGPEAGSLSNVAPWITTVGAGTLDRDFPAFVSLGSAKKFRGISLYGGTSLSGGLLPLVYARDASNSSDGELCAPESLIPAKVAGKIVVCDRGGTPRAQKSLVVKQAGGLGMILTNTDDYGEELVADAYLLPAAAVGAIAGAAIKSYIASDSNPTATIALGDTELGVQPSPVVASFSSRGPNLFTPEILKPDLIAPGVNILAGWTGAVGPTGLDEDKRRVDFNIISGTSMSCPHVSGLAALVKAAHPEWSPAAIKSALMTTSYIAYKTGETIIDVATGNPATPFDYGAGHVDPVAALDPGLVYDNAVEDYFSFLCALNYSSSQIKLTTHKDFTCDTSKKYSLRDFNYPSFAVPLETSSGKGGGTGASTTVKYTRTLTNVGTPGTYEVSVSSQAPSVKISVKPQSLTFSQAYEKKTYTVTFVAGSSPSGTNSFARLAWSDGKHTVGSPIAFSWN; encoded by the coding sequence ATGAAGATATCCACTTTCATGCTTCTGCTAACAGTCATGCTTCTTGCTCTCTCTCACGTCTCCGCTATTGCGGAAGACGACGCGAGAGAGCAGCAGGTGAAAAAGACTTACATCATTCACATGGACAAGTCCGAAATGCCGGCAAGTTTTGAAGATGATCGTTTCCAATGGTATGATTCGTCTTTGAAATCCGTGTCGGATTCAGCCGACATGCTTTACGCTTACAAGACCATATTCCACGGCTTCGCCACCAGGCTAACCGCCGAGGAAGCTGGGCTGCTTGAGAAGCAGTCGGGAATTCTGTCCGTTCTGCCCGAAAGGAGGTACGAGCTGCATACAACACGGACGCCCGAGTTTCTTGGATTGGGAAAGAGTGAAGCCCTCTTACCAGCGACGGATAAAGCGAGTGATTTGATAGTCGGAGTGGTGGACACTGGCGTGTGGCCTGAGATCAAAAGCTACGATGACACAGGTCTCGCGGCGGTACCAAGTGGCTGGAAAGGGGTGTGTGAGGAGGGAACAAACTTCAACTCCTCGAGCTGCAACCGGAAACTCATTGGCGCGAGGTTTTTCTCAAAAGGGTATGAAGCTGCATTTGGACCAATCGATGTGAAAACAGAATCGAAATCACCACGAGATGACGATGGCCACGGAACTCACACCTCATCCACTGCAGCCGGCTCCGCAGTTTCAGGAGCTAGCCTCTTTGGTTATGCTTCGGGGACAGCGCGAGGGATGGCTCCACAAGCTCGAGTGGCCACATACAAGGCGTGCTGGCTTGGTGGGTGTTTCGGCTCTGATATCATAGCTGCAATGGAGAAGGCCATTGAAGACGGTGTCAATGTTTTATCTTTGTCTATCGGGGGACCACTAACTGATTATTACAAAGACACTGTTGCTATCGGAGCTTTCTCAGCCGTTGCACAGGGGATCCTTGTGTCGTGTTCAGCTGGTAATGGTGGGCCGGAAGCGGGGAGTTTGTCCAACGTTGCGCCTTGGATAACCACCGTCGGTGCTGGAACATTAGACAGGGATTTCCCGGCTTTTGTAAGCCTCGGAAGTGCAAAGAAATTCAGAGGTATATCGCTCTACGGGGGAACATCCTTATCTGGTGGATTACTTCCGCTTGTATATGCTCGCGATGCAAGTAACTCCTCCGATGGCGAGCTATGCGCTCCTGAAAGTTTGATTCCTGCAAAGGTTGCAGGGAAAATTGTGGTATGTGATCGAGGGGGAACGCCTAGGGCCCAAAAGAGTTTGGTGGTGAAACAGGCCGGTGGCTTAGGGATGATTTTGACGAACACTGATGATTACGGAGAAGAACTTGTTGCGGATGCATATCTACTGCCTGCAGCAGCAGTTGGTGCGATAGCTGGTGCTGCAATAAAAAGCTATATTGCCTCTGATTCTAATCCCACAGCCACAATTGCGCTTGGAGACACGGAGTTAGGTGTGCAGCCCTCGCCTGTGGTGGCATCATTCAGCTCCAGAGGACCAAATCTATTCACTCCCGAAATACTGAAACCAGACCTAATAGCACCGGGAGTAAATATCCTTGCTGGGTGGACTGGTGCCGTTGGACCAACCGGACTGGATGAAGACAAGAGGCGGGTCGACTTCAACATCATTTCAGGTACTTCCATGTCATGCCCCCATGTGAGTGGTTTGGCCGCCCTTGTCAAGGCTGCTCATCCAGAATGGAGCCCTGCAGCCATCAAGTCTGCACTCATGACCACATCCTACATAGCATACAAAACTGGAGAAACCATCATAGATGTAGCAACTGGAAATCCTGCAACGCCTTTCGATTATGGTGCTGGGCATGTGGATCCGGTGGCAGCCCTCGACCCTGGCCTTGTTTATGATAATGCGGTCGAGGACTACTTCAGCTTCCTCTGCGCCTTGAATTATAGCTCAAGTCAGATCAAACTAACCACTCACAAAGACTTCACTTGTGATACAAGCAAGAAATACAGCCTCAGAGATTTTAATTACCCGTCTTTTGCTGTTCCTCTAGAAACATCTTCAGGCAAAGGGGGCGGGACAGGTGCATCAACAACTGTAAAATACACAAGGACACTGACCAATGTGGGTACCCCAGGAACATACGAGGTCTCGGTATCTTCACAGGCGCCATCAGTGAAGATTTCGGTCAAACCACAATCCCTGACTTTCAGTCAAGCATACGAGAAGAAAACATATACCGTTACTTTTGTTGCAGGTTCTTCGCCATCTGGTACAAACAGCTTTGCTCGGTTGGCATGGTCCGATGGGAAACACACAGTAGGTAGTCCAATTGCTTTCAGCTGGAACTAA
- the LOC103455920 gene encoding uncharacterized protein, with translation MTSGFDRWEKDPFFPAAEEVQDSADRMESTHRTWIHARKDASSMWDPEELGRDLRTTLGTTKWQLEEFVRAVRSSYARRSCEDARDRHHQFIVAIEEQVSKIEKSLKEAALSEGKATQPWVRLDEGECNELAFFLSGPSASEEKVIAKGNDRDSENPRVTDGDTAPGSSKNSCGSNERGSQKTREEKPHGHRRTASASADIGALKIAVFDDGYVPSSSAMMVEHPVRKIPSMSGFLSSMETASKLKWSKNGFRKWKAVDRHEDADAALLPSTQLTRGVNACFEKNKSCLDSCDECYDKPLYGWYGAIQRQLQRSQYHMQYSWPARIALWIVILLFLIVLIALRAI, from the exons ATGACGTCAGGTTTTGATCGGTGGGAGAAAGATCCATTTTTCCCGGCGGCCGAGGAAGTTCAAGATTCCGCCGACAG GATGGAATCTACACATCGAACATGGATCCACGCCAGGAAAGACGCTTCCAGTATGTGGGATCCCGAGGAACTTGGCAGGGATCTTCGTACAACTCTTGGAACTACCAAATGGCAG TTGGAGGAGTTTGTACGAGCAGTCAGGTCAAGTTATGCGAGAAGGTCATGTGAAGACGCAAGAGACAGGCACCATCAATTCATTGTTGCCATCGAGGAGCaggtttccaaaattgaaaaatcgTTAAAGGAGGCTGCCCTTTCTGAGGGCAAGGCTACTCAACCTTGGGTGCGTTTGGATGAAGGGGAGTGCAATGAACTAGCGTTTTTTCTTTCTGGGCCATCTGCATCTGAAGAGAAAGTTATTGCCAAGGGTAACGACAGGGATTCTGAAAACCCACGAGTGACAGATGGAGATACGGCACCAGGTAGTTCGAAGAACTCATGTGGTTCAAACGAGCGGGGCTCCCAGAAGACTAGGGAGGAGAAACCACATGGGCATAGGAGGACAGCTAGCGCTAGTGCTGACATTGGTGCCTTGAAGATTGCAGTTTTCGACGATGGATACGTACCAAGTTCTTCTGCTATGATGGTTGAGCATCCTGTACGAAAGATTCCAAGTATGTCTGGGTTTCTCAGTTCCATGGAAACCGCATCAAAGTTGAAGTGGTCAAAGAATGGTTTTAGGAAGTGGAAGGCAGTGGACCGTCATGAAGACGCTGATGCTGCATTGTTGCCATCTACTCAGTTGACCAGG GGCGTCAATGCttgctttgaaaaaaataagagtTGTTTGGATAGTTGCGATGAATGTTACGATAAACCATTGTATGGCTGGTACGGAGCTATTCAAAGACAACTTCAAAGGTCTCAGTACCACATGCAATATAGTTGGCCTGCCCGCATAGCTCTTTGGATTGTTATTCTCCTTTTCTTGATTG TTTTAATTGCATTGCGTGCGATCTGA
- the LOC103455922 gene encoding 3-oxo-Delta(4,5)-steroid 5-beta-reductase-like, which translates to MSWWWAGAVGAAKKKFDEEEPPRSPQSVGLVIGVTGIVGNSLAEILPLSDTPGGPWKVYGVARRPRPNWNADHPVEYIQCDISDPDDAKTKLSPLTDVTHIFYVTWTNRSTEAENCEANAVMLRNVLNSVIPNAPKLQHVCLQTGAKHYVGPFELFGKIQPHEPPFTEDLPRLDAPNFYYTLEDLLFAEAAKKENLTWSVHRPDAIFGFSPYSMMNIIGTLCVYAAICKHEGRPLKFPGSKAAWNCYSVASDADLIAEQHIWAAVDPYAKNEAFNINNGDVFKWKHFWKVLAEQFGIEEYGIDEGGRRLSLVELMKGKEKVWEEIVRENELQPTKLAEVGVWWFVDVWLSGEGLLCSMNKSKEHGFLGFRNSRNSFVTWIDKMKAFQIVP; encoded by the exons ATGAGCTGGTGGTGGGCCGGAGCTGTAGGCGCTGCTAAG AAAAAATTCGATGAAGAGGAACCGCCGCGAAGTCCCCAGAGCGTGGGTCTCGTGATCGGTGTCACCGGCATAGTCGGCAACAGCCTCGCCGAGATCCTCCCCCTCTCCGACACACCTGGCGGCCCATGGAAGGTATACGGCGTCGCGCGCCGTCCCCGCCCCAACTGGAACGCCGACCACCCTGTCGAGTACATCCAATGCGACATCTCCGATCCCGACGATGCCAAAACCAAGCTCTCTCCGTTAACCGACGTAACGCACATCTTCTACGTCACATGGACCAACCGATCCACCGAGGCAGAGAACTGCGAGGCTAACGCCGTTATGCTGCGCAACGTTCTGAATTCCGTTATACCGAACGCGCCGAAGCTCCAGCACGTGTGCCTCCAGACCGGGGCCAAACACTACGTCGGGCCGTTCGAGTTGTTCGGCAAGATTCAACCGCACGAACCACCGTTTACGGAGGATCTGCCCCGATTGGATGCCCCGAATTTCTACTACACCCTTGAGGACTTACTGTTTGCGGAGGCGGCGAAGAAGGAGAACTTGACTTGGTCGGTGCACCGACCCGATGCGATATTCGGGTTTTCCCCTTACAGCATGATGAACATCATTGGCACGCTGTGCGTGTACGCCGCGATATGCAAGCACGAGGGGAGGCCACTGAAGTTTCCGGGAAGCAAAGCGGCGTGGAACTGTTACTCGGTGGCGTCGGATGCGGATCTGATAGCAGAGCAGCACATATGGGCGGCGGTGGACCCGTATGCGAAAAATGAAGCGTTTAATATCAACAACGGGGATGTGTTCAAGTGGAAGCATTTCTGGAAGGTGCTGGCGGAGCAGTTTGGGATAGAGGAGTACGGGATTGATGAGGGAGGCCGGAGGCTGAGCTTGGTGGAGCTGATGAAGGGGAAGGAGAAGGTGTGGGAGGAGATAGTGAGGGAGAACGAGCTGCAGCCGACGAAGCTGGCGGAGGTGGGAGTGTGGTGGTTTGTGGATGTTTGGTTGAGCGGAGAAGGGTTGTTGTGCAGCATGAACAAGAGTAAGGAGCATGGGTTTTTGGGGTTTAGAAATTCCAGGAATTCGTTTGTTACTTGGATTGATAAGATGAAGGCTTTCCAGATTGTGCCGTGA
- the LOC103424664 gene encoding 3-oxo-Delta(4,5)-steroid 5-beta-reductase-like — protein sequence MSWWWAGAVGAAKKKADEDEQPRAPESVGLVIGVTGIVGNSLAEILPLSDTPGGPWKVYGVARRPRPNWSADHPIEYVQCDVSDPEDAKTKLSPLTDVTHIFYVTWANRSTEVENCEVNGNMLRNVLESVIPNAPNLRHICLQTGGKHYLGPFESFGKIQPHDPPFTEDLPRLDTPNFYYTQEDLLFAEVEKKEDLTWSVHRPDMIFGFSPYSMMNIVGTLCVYAAICKHEGLPLRFPGSKAAWNSYSVASDADLIAEHHIWAAVDPYAKNEAFNINNGDVFKWKHFWKVLAEQFGIEEYGIDEGGGRLRLAERMKGKEGVWEEIVRENELKETKLEEVGVWWFVDVVLGGEGLISSVNKSKEHGFVGFRNSRNSFVTWIDKMKSFKIVP from the exons atgAGCTGGTGGTGGGCCGGAGCTGTTGGCGCCGCCAAG AAAAAAGCCGATGAAGACGAACAGCCGCGAGCTCCCGAGAGCGTGGGACTCGTGATCGGCGTCACCGGCATAGTCGGCAATAGCCTCGCCGAAATCCTCCCTCTCTCGGACACACCCGGCGGCCCATGGAAGGTCTATGGCGTTGCGCGCCGTCCCCGCCCGAACTGGAGCGCCGACCACCCTATCGAGTACGTCCAGTGCGACGTCTCCGATCCCGAAGATGCCAAAACCAAGCTCTCTCCGTTAACGGACGTAACGCACATCTTCTACGTCACATGGGCCAACCGATCCACCGAGGTGGAGAACTGCGAGGTTAACGGCAATATGCTGCGCAACGTTTTGGAATCCGTCATCCCGAACGCGCCCAATCTCCGCCACATCTGCCTCCAGACCGGTGGCAAACACTACCTCGGACCGTTCGAGTCGTTTGGCAAGATCCAGCCGCACGATCCGCCGTTTACGGAGGACCTGCCTCGACTGGATACCCCGAATTTCTATTACACGCAGGAGGACCTTTTGTTTGCTGAGGTGGAGAAGAAAGAGGATCTGACTTGGTCGGTGCACCGGCCCGATATGATTTTCGGGTTTTCCCCTTACAGCATGATGAATATTGTCGGCACGCTCTGCGTCTACGCCGCGATATGCAAGCACGAGGGGCTGCCGCTGAGGTTTCCGGGAAGCAAAGCGGCGTGGAATTCGTACTCGGTGGCTTCGGATGCTGATCTGATAGCGGAGCATCACATATGGGCGGCGGTGGACCCGTATGCGAAAAACGAAGCGTTTAACATCAACAACGGGGATGTGTTTAAGTGGAAGCATTTCTGGAAGGTGCTGGCGGAGCAGTTTGGGATAGAGGAGTACGGGATTGATGAGGGAGGCGGGAGGCTGAGGTTGGCGGAGCGGATGAAGGGGAAGGAGGGGGTATGGGAGGAGATAGTGAGGGAGAATGAGCTGAAGGAGACGAAGCTGGAGGAGGTGGGAGTGTGGTGGTTTGTGGATGTAGTGCTGGGTGGGGAGGGTTTGATTTCTAGCGTGAACAAGAGCAAGGAGCATGGGTTTGTGGGGTTTAGAAACTCGAGGAATTCGTTTGTTACCTGGATTGATAAGATGAAATCCTTCAAGATTGTGCCTTGA
- the LOC103431404 gene encoding 3-oxo-Delta(4,5)-steroid 5-beta-reductase-like, translating into MSLWWAGVASAATKKLEGVDASSSRGHQSVALVVGVTGIVGNSLSEILPLPDTPGGPWKVYGVARRPRPNWNVDHPVDYIQCDVSDAEDTKIKLSQLTDVTHIFYVTWTSKATEVENCQANGAMLRNVLRAIIPVAPNLCHVSLQTGAKHYIGPFESIGKIKAHDPPFTEDLPRLDVPNFYYTLEDILFEEVEKKKGLTWSVHRPNNIFGFSPYSLMNIIGALCVYAAICKKEGRPLKFPGSKAAWECYAVASDANLIAEQHIWAAVDPYAKNEAFNVNNGDVFKWKHFWKVLAEQFGIEEYGFDEEEGGRLRLVEMMEGKVGVWEEIVRENELQPTKLEEVAVWWFADLVFGGEAVLDSTNKSKEHGFLGFRNSKKSFISWIKKMKAFVP; encoded by the exons ATGAGCTTGTGGTGGGCCGGAGTTGCTAGCGCTGCCACG aaaaaattggaaggagttGACGCGTCATCATCACGAGGTCATCAAAGCGTGGCGCTAGTGGTCGGCGTGACGGGCATAGTGGGCAACAGCCTATCTGAAATCCTCCCACTCCCTGATACCCCCGGCGGTCCGTGGAAAGTGTACGGGGTCGCACGCCGCCCCCGCCCAAACTGGAACGTTGATCATCCTGTTGACTACATCCAATGTGACGTGTCTGATGCGGAAGACACCAAAATCAAGCTGTCACAATTAACCGATGTCACGCACATATTTTACGTGACATGGACCAGTAAAGCCACCGAGGTCGAGAACTGCCAGGCCAACGGGGCCATGCTCCGCAACGTCTTGCGTGCAATTATCCCCGTGGCTCCGAACCTCTGCCACGTGTCCTTGCAGACCGGGGCCAAACACTATATCGGACCGTTTGAGTCTATAGGGAAAATCAAAGCCCACGACCCGCCGTTTACGGAGGACTTGCCCAGGCTTGACGTGCCCAATTTTTACTACACTCTTGAAGACATTTTATTCGAAGAGGTTgagaaaaaaaagggtttaactTGGTCGGTACATCGGCCTaataatatttttgggttttccCCTTATAGCTTGATGAACATAATCGGTGCGCTTTGTGTTTATGCTGCTATATGTAAGAAGGAAGGAAGACCATTGAAGTTTCCCGGTAGCAAAGCGGCTTGGGAGTGTTATGCGGTGGCTTCGGATGCAAATTTGATAGCGGAGCAGCATATATGGGCGGCGGTGGATCCGTATGCGAAAAACGAAGCGTTTAATGTGAACAATGGGGATGTGTTTAAGTGGAAGCATTTTTGGAAGGTGTTGGCTGAGCAGTTTGGGATTGAGGAGTATGGGTTTGATGAGGAGGAGGGTGGTAGGCTGAGGTTGGTGGAGATGATGGAGGGGAAAGTTGGTGTGTGGGAGGAGATTGTGAGGGAGAATGAGCTGCAGCCGACCAAGTTGGAGGAGGTGGCGGTGTGGTGGTTTGCTGACTTAGTGTTTGGTGGGGAGGCTGTGTTGGACAGTACGAATAAGAGCAAAGAGCATGGCTTTTTGGGGTTCAGGAATTCCAAAAAGTCCTTCATTTCGTGGATtaagaagatgaaggcttttgttCCATGA